Genomic segment of Triticum aestivum cultivar Chinese Spring chromosome 6A, IWGSC CS RefSeq v2.1, whole genome shotgun sequence:
tttgaatttttggtgtccttggattatcttgggggtgccatgggcatccccaagcttaggctcttgccactccttgttccataatccatcaaaagaacacacccaaaacttgaaaacttcacaacacaaaactcaatagaaatctcgtgagctccgttagagaaagaaaacataaaaccacttcaaggtactgtaattaactcatcctttatttattttagtgttaaacctactgtattccaacttctctatggattataaactatttactaaccatagattcatcaaaataagcaaacaacacacgaaaaacagaacattctgtagtaatctgtaactaaagcaaacttctggaactccaaaaaatctaccaaaattagacgacctagataatttgtttattgatcagaagcaattggaatcagtgtTTTATCGCGTTCTGATGATTTTTAGTAATTCGGGcactgaacgcaaagtttctggaaattacagcaagatcaaataactatcatccaagaagatccaataggtctagcttggcacaaacactaattaaaacacaaaaccacatccaaacagagggtagatgggttatttattccctaacataagaaaaacacaaaaaacaaaaaaataaaattgggttgcctcccaaaagcgctatcgtttaacgcccctagctaggcataaaagcgagaatagatctaggtattgccatctttggaaggcaatccataagtggctctcatgatggtttcatatggcaattttattttgtttcttggaaagtgttccatgcccctttttaatggaaattggaatctaatattcccttccttcatatcaataatcgcaccaaccgttctaaagaaaggtctaccaagaataatagggcaagaaggattgcaatctatatcaagaacaatgaaatctacgggcacataattcatatttgcaacaataagaacatcgttaatccttcccataggtttcttaatagtagaatccgcgagatgtaagtttaaagagcaatcatcaagatcgcggaaatctagcaaatcacacaaagttttggggatagtggagacactagcacccaaatcacacaaagcataaaactcatgatctttaattttaattttgatagctggttcccactcatcatagagttttctagggatagagactttcaactcaagtttttcttcataagattgcatcaaggcatcaacaatatgttcggtgaaggctttctttcgactataagcatgcggagagtttagcatggattgcaacaaggaaatacaatcaatcaaagagcaactttcataattaaattccttgaaatccaatatagtgggtttagcaacatctaaatttgtatttctttcaatcccactttcatcaatttcatcataaagatttaaatactccgaatttttggaacgccttctaggtaaaggaagattatattaagtttcatcaagattcatattgcaaaacaaagatttgataggggacacatcaataacttttagatcttcatcttgattttcataggtattggaagaacacgctttaataaaggcatcttttgaagcacgcatcctagcggttctttccttgcactcgtaaatggaaattatcatagctttgagagactcattgatatcatgcttaggaggaatagatctaagctttaaagaatcaatctcaagagaaattctatcaacgttcctagccaaatcatcaactttaagcactttctcttcaagcaaagcattaaaattcttttgtgaattcataaactctttaacactattctcaaattcagagggcatcttattataatttccataagagttgttgtaggaatttccataattattagaaggattactaggatatggcctacgattaaaattccctctataagcgttgttaccaaaattattcctaccaacaaaattcacatccatagattcattgttgttctcaatcaaggtagacaaaggcatatcattaggatcagaagaaacactcttagtagcaaataagttcataagttcatccatctttccactcaaaacattgatttcttctatcgcatgcacttttttattagaagatctttcagtatgccattgagaataattaaccataatattatctaggagtttagtagcatctcctaaatttatttccataaaagtgcctcccgcggccgaatctaaaagatttctagaagcaaaattcaatccggcataaaaaatttgtataatcatccacaaatttaaaccatgagtagggcaattacgtatcattaatttcattctctcccaagcttgtgcaacattttcatgatcaagttgcttaaaattcataatatcatttctaagagagatgatcttagcgggaggaaaatacttagagataaaagcatctttgcacttgttccaagaatcaatactatttttaggcaaagacgaaaaccaagctttagcacgatctctaagcgaaaaatgaaatagcttcaatttaacgacatcattatcgacatcttttttcttttgcatatcacataaatcaacgaagctattcagatgagtagcggcatcttcactgggaaggttggcgaattgatctttcataacaagattcaacaaagcagtattgatttcacaagattcagtattggcaagaggagcaatcggagtgctaataaaatcattattgttggtattggtgaagtcacacaatttagtagtatcttgagccatcgcgacaaacaagcaatccaacacacgagcaaacaaaaggcatgcgagaaaaaggcaaacggagaaggagaaggggaaggagaaagagagtgcgaataaaacggcaagggtgaagtgggggagaggaaaacgagaggcaaatggcaactaatgtaatgcgggagatagggattgtgatgggtacttggtatgttgactttttgcatagactccccggcaatagTGCTaggaattcttcttgctacctcttgagcttgcgttggttttccccgaagaggaaaggatgatgcagcagagtagcataagtatttccctcagtttttgagaaccaaggtatcaatccagtaggaggccacgcgcaagtccctcatacctacacaacacaaagagctcaacgcaaccaacgcgattaggggttgccaatcccttcacggtcacttacggaagtgagatctgatagataatattttttggtatttttgatataaagatgcaaagtgaaaagtaaaaggcaaagtaaaaacaaagcaagattaaagtgatggagattgatatgatgagaatagacccgggggccataggtttcactagtggcttctctcaagagcataagttttctacggtgggtgaacaaattactgttgagcaattgacagaattgagcatagttatgagaatatctaggcatgatcatgtatataggcatcacgtccatgacaagtagatcgaaacgattctgtatctactactattactccactcatcgaccgctatccagcatgcatctagagtattaagttaaaaacagagtaacactttaagcaagatgacatgatgtagagagataaattcatgcaatatgaaataaaccccatcttgttatcctcgatggcaacgatacaatacgtgtcttgctgccccttctgtcactgggaaagaacaccgcaagatcgaacccaaagctaagcacttctcccatggcaagaactaccaatctagttcgccaaaccaaacggataattcgaagagacttgcaaagataaccaatcatacataaaataattcagagaagattcaaatattgttcatagatagacttgatcataaacccacaattcatcggtctcaacaaacacaccgcaaaagaagaagattacatcaaatagatctccacaagagagggggagaacattgtattgagatccaaaaagagagaagaagccatctagctaataactatggacccgaaggtctgaggtaaactactcacacttcatcggaggggctatgatgatgtagaagccctccgtgatgacggccctctccggcggagcttcggaacaggccccaagatgggatctcgtggatacaaaaagttgcggcggtggaattaggtttttggctcctgttctgatcgtttgagggtatgtgggtatatataggaggaaggagtacgtcggtggagcaccgaggggcccacgaggcagggggcgcgccctgtaggggggcgcgccccctaccctcgtgaccgcctccgatacttcttggagtagggtccaagtctcctgggtcttatccgagaacaaaatcacgttccaaaaaggatttttctgtttggactccgtttgatattctgttttttcgaaacactgaaataggcaaaaaaacaattctgggttgggcctccggttaataggttagtcccaaaaataaaacaaaagtggaaaataaagcccaatatagtccaaaacagtagatagtatagcatggagcaatcaaaaattatagatacgttggagacgtatcagctgcctcctccccccccccccccccaccagcaCCTATATATACATGAGAGGGAGGGGCGCCACAAAACCACGAcaatccccaagccgtgtgcggcgcccctctccccgGTTTCATCCTCCGTCAAGTATTTCTGCAGTGCATGGCGAAGCCTTGCAGGAACAAGTTCACCACcaacgtcatcacgccgtcgtgctgccggaactcatctactacttagcCTCTCTAGCTGGATCGAGAagacgaggacgtcatcgagctgaacgtgtgctgaacgcgaaggtgccatacgttcggtacttgatcgggacggatcgtgaaagtgtacgactacatcaatcgcattgataaacgcttccgcttaacggtctacaagggtacgtaggcatactctcccctctcatggCTATGCATCTTCATgtatagatcttgcatgtgcgtagaaaaaaaaattgttttccatgcaacatttccgaACACAAATAACATCATGAATTCCAGCAATTAGCCCTGTCCGTTCCGGCAAAAACAACCTCACCGTTTCCACAATCCACCAGTCGGTTCCTGCAAAATAAACCTCGTCGGATCCAGCACCTCTCGCGCGGCCATCCCCTGGAGAGAACACTGCCGGTTCGGTCAAACTCCACGGCCGGTGTAGCAAAAAACCATCATCTATTCCAGCATCGCTATAGATTTCAGCACCTGGTGGCCACTGGGCGCAACATCATTGATGGTCGGTTCCAGCAAAAAGCGACTGATGTTGTAGCATTGCGCCGGCTGGTTTTAGCACCGCCACACCCTCGGGTTGCAACACACTGTTGTCAGCGGTTGGGTTTGGCAAGCAAATGTGGACGAGATAACTGGTTTGACCTTTATGTTAAAGTTTAGCACGATTTGACCCACGTTCTAGAAAAATCTCATCTACCCTTTTTCGGTGAAGCCAACATCCATGGCATTTTTGGTTCAATAAAAAGCGCCATGGTCCTTGGTGTTTCCTCCCTGGCGCTTTCTCCATGGGACTTGTCGTTTTTGACAAATGACAAAACGCCATAAACCATGATGTTTTGGCTCATGGGTAAACGCCATGAACCATACAACTAGAACCCCATGGATATTGGCGTCATTGAAAAAGGTCAGATAAATGATTCTTTTAGAAACAAGATCAAATTGtgttaaactttaagaaaaaagTCAGAATAGTGATTCTGTCCAGTAAATGGGTGGACGACAGTGTTTCATCTACGAAAAGATAAAGGAGTAGAAAAAATGCGGTCCTATGAGGAAGACGTGGCGCACGAATCCCTGCGTGATCTGACAGCGCGCGTGCGACCGGCGCAACCCGTTGCCGGTCGGCCGACACGAACCGTTTCCCAATCAGCAACAACGATCGAACGCACTTTGTTTGAGCCGGAGACACCGGTCATGCATACTAGTACAGTACGTCCTAACAATTGCCGGactattctcaaaaaaaaaaaaactattgCCGGACTGCCAGTCGCGCGTCTCTTCCGCGCAGCATACGAACTCGATccaaaacaatgacggcaacaatTTATTTACGCGTGGAAGCAGTAGCGTGTGTCTTCCATCCATGGTTAGTCGCAAAAGTTGCAATCCGAATCATCGCCAATACGAGACGAGACCGGTAGCGATGTGGTTTCCCAACTCTCAGGAAACCCATCGAACGAGTCGCCGTCATGTATAAATGGCAGGACTCCCTCCCTGCATCATTTGCAATCACGTACCACCCTCCAAGAGTTCGAGACCCCTTTTTCCCCCTCGCTCAAGCGATGGCTGTCATGGATCCCTTCACCGCCGACCTACTTTCGGGTCCTTCCCTCCCCGGCGCCTTCTCATGCGCCGCCGACCACCGCATGGAGTTTGACGACGCCTACCTCCGGGCGATCGGCGCACTCCCTCCTCTTCCGACTGTCCACCTCCACCACGCCGCGCTCAAAGATTCCGTGGAGCTCCCGGCGACGCTGTATGCCGCCGCAGTCGACGCCCATCTTTTTCCCCCGCCGTTCGAGGTGCCCTTGCCGTCCCTGCTTCCGGACCGCGTCGTCCCGGACTCCAAGAACACGGCGGCACGCCCGCATCTGTCCGGCTTCGAATTCGCTCCCACGCCCGCCGATCACGCCGCCGCACTCGGATGTTCCGTGGAGCTCCCGGCGACGTGTCAGCTGTACGCCGCCGCACTCGACGCCCATCTTTTTCACCCATCCTTGGAGGTGCCCGCACCGTCCCTGCTCCCGGACCGCGTCGTCCCGGACTGCAAGAACTCGGCCACGCGTCCGCGGCTCTCCGACTACGACATTGACATCGACTTCAACCTCTGGGAGATGGAGAAGAACGTCGAGGAGCGGCCTTCGCCGGACTACCTGAACACGGTACAGGGAGATCGGATGAGCCCATCGATGCGTGCCACCCTCGTCTTCTGGATGGACGACTTCACCCGGCACTACGACCTGGCCCCTGGCACGCTTCACCGCGCCGTCTCCTACGTCGACCGCGTCCTGTCGGCGCGAACCTTGTCTACGGCTCGCACGGACATGGAGTATGAGCTCCGTCTCCTGGGCGCCACGGCCGTCTTCACCGCCGCCAAATACGAGGAGCGGGGCACCAGATTCAAGGTGAACGCCGCGAAAATTGCCGACGACTGTGGGTTCGCCACCAGCAAGGAGGTGACCGACATGGAGTGCAAGATGTTGGCGGCGCTCCGGTACGAGCTCAGCGGACCAACGGCCTACACGTTCGTGGACCACTTCACCAGGTACAGCAACGGAGAGCGCGAGCTGGAGGTTCAGAGGTTGGCGCATCAGCTCGCCGAAACATCGCTGGTGGACTACAGATGCCTGCAGCTCATGCCGTCCGCCGTGGCGGCGTCGGCGGTCTTTCTCGCCAGGCTGATCTTGAACCCAATGGCCAGCCAGGTGCAGAAGTGGAACAGGGAATTCACGGAGCTGACAGGGTACAAGCCCACGGACCTCATCCTTGGCATTCAGTCC
This window contains:
- the LOC123130671 gene encoding putative cyclin-F2-1, with product MAVMDPFTADLLSGPSLPGAFSCAADHRMEFDDAYLRAIGALPPLPTVHLHHAALKDSVELPATLYAAAVDAHLFPPPFEVPLPSLLPDRVVPDSKNTAARPHLSGFEFAPTPADHAAALGCSVELPATCQLYAAALDAHLFHPSLEVPAPSLLPDRVVPDCKNSATRPRLSDYDIDIDFNLWEMEKNVEERPSPDYLNTVQGDRMSPSMRATLVFWMDDFTRHYDLAPGTLHRAVSYVDRVLSARTLSTARTDMEYELRLLGATAVFTAAKYEERGTRFKVNAAKIADDCGFATSKEVTDMECKMLAALRYELSGPTAYTFVDHFTRYSNGERELEVQRLAHQLAETSLVDYRCLQLMPSAVAASAVFLARLILNPMASQVQKWNREFTELTGYKPTDLILGIQSLYMMNPDPRFVILPEFL